One genomic window of Devosia salina includes the following:
- a CDS encoding transglutaminase family protein, whose protein sequence is MLYDIRLTLEYDYDAPVHGGRHHIRVAPANVPGVQRVIAASLTVDPAPSRQSGFLDFFGNAVTAITMTDPHEQLVIRLSARVQVEDLTPPADLSPPLPQLAREIGQYWSIAPTSPQHFLAASPRVQIVPAITDYARDVTGGEQTTLSMATALCTAIHKDFEYDPKATDVETRPAEAFALRRGVCQDFAHMMIAGLRGMGIPAGYVSGFLRTNPPPGKPRLEGADAMHAWVRAWCGQHVGWVEFDPTNNMIAGPDHISIGHGRDYADISPIVGVLRTHGSHETRQSVDVLRVE, encoded by the coding sequence ATGCTCTACGACATCCGCCTCACCCTCGAATACGACTACGACGCGCCCGTGCATGGCGGACGCCACCATATCCGTGTGGCGCCGGCCAATGTCCCCGGGGTCCAGCGTGTCATCGCCGCCTCCCTGACCGTCGATCCGGCACCGTCCCGACAAAGCGGCTTCCTCGACTTCTTCGGCAATGCGGTCACCGCCATCACCATGACCGATCCGCACGAACAGCTGGTCATCCGCCTGTCGGCACGGGTGCAGGTCGAGGACCTGACCCCACCGGCCGACCTCTCGCCACCCCTGCCACAATTGGCGCGCGAGATCGGGCAATACTGGTCCATCGCCCCGACCAGCCCCCAGCATTTCCTGGCCGCTTCGCCCCGCGTCCAGATCGTGCCGGCCATTACCGACTATGCGCGCGACGTGACCGGCGGCGAGCAGACAACCCTGTCCATGGCAACCGCGCTGTGCACGGCGATCCACAAGGACTTCGAATACGACCCCAAGGCCACAGACGTGGAGACGCGGCCGGCCGAAGCCTTTGCCCTGCGCCGCGGCGTGTGCCAGGACTTCGCGCATATGATGATTGCCGGCCTGCGCGGCATGGGCATTCCCGCTGGCTATGTATCGGGGTTCCTGCGCACCAATCCGCCCCCCGGCAAGCCGCGTCTGGAAGGTGCCGACGCCATGCATGCCTGGGTGCGCGCCTGGTGCGGCCAGCATGTGGGCTGGGTGGAATTCGACCCCACCAACAACATGATCGCGGGGCCCGACCACATCTCCATCGGACATGGCCGGGACTATGCCGACATTTCGCCCATTGTCGGGGTATTGCGCACCCATGGCTCGCACGAGACCAGGCAGTCGGTCGACGTGCTCCGCGTCGAGTAA
- a CDS encoding diacylglycerol/lipid kinase family protein: protein MKVRAILNRDGGTLRTTDLDALCARAVDLFGRHGHELECRVVAGSSVEAELDAAAADPAIDAVVAGGGDGTISAAASSAFRSGKPLGVLPAGTMNLFARSLGMPLDLDTALAAIAAGAVSKVDIATANGRPFVHQFGVGIHARLVRIRNGMVYRSRVGKMLASLRAIFASAVNPPRFEVELHAEKGEMRLTATGVAISNNPLDESPVPIAETLDSGVLGVYVARSVTTNELLSLVLDVMTGRWRANPAVRETEVRDLVLRFPRRKRGTHAVVDGELIDLETEVTLEIHPGALSVIRPVLGTDR, encoded by the coding sequence GTGAAAGTTCGCGCCATTCTCAATCGCGACGGTGGCACGTTGCGCACCACGGACCTGGATGCGCTGTGCGCCCGAGCCGTGGACCTGTTCGGCCGGCATGGTCATGAACTTGAGTGCCGCGTGGTCGCGGGCAGCAGCGTGGAGGCCGAACTCGATGCAGCGGCCGCCGATCCGGCTATCGACGCCGTTGTTGCCGGTGGTGGCGACGGGACGATATCTGCTGCGGCTTCTTCGGCCTTCCGAAGCGGAAAGCCCCTGGGCGTGCTGCCTGCGGGCACAATGAACCTGTTCGCGCGGTCCCTCGGCATGCCACTGGACCTCGACACGGCGTTGGCCGCCATCGCGGCAGGGGCGGTCAGCAAGGTCGATATTGCCACGGCCAATGGACGCCCCTTCGTGCATCAGTTCGGGGTGGGCATCCATGCCCGTCTGGTGCGCATCCGCAATGGCATGGTCTATCGCAGCCGGGTCGGCAAGATGCTCGCCAGTCTGCGCGCCATTTTTGCGTCCGCGGTCAATCCGCCCCGCTTCGAGGTGGAACTGCATGCCGAAAAGGGGGAAATGCGCCTCACCGCCACAGGGGTGGCCATTTCGAACAACCCGCTCGACGAGAGCCCGGTGCCCATCGCAGAAACGCTCGATTCAGGCGTCCTGGGTGTCTATGTGGCCAGAAGTGTCACAACCAATGAGCTGCTCAGCCTGGTGCTGGATGTGATGACGGGGCGGTGGCGGGCCAATCCGGCGGTGCGCGAAACCGAAGTGCGCGATCTGGTGCTTCGCTTCCCCAGGCGCAAGCGCGGGACCCACGCGGTGGTCGATGGCGAGCTGATCGATCTCGAGACCGAGGTGACGCTCGAAATCCACCCGGGCGCGCTGTCAGTCATCCGGCCGGTCCTGGGAACCGACCGCTGA
- a CDS encoding DUF883 family protein: MATTSDMAPNRRKTGNGGRSTATTKTPATREEQLEAQVAQLQADLMAISDTLAKLTGEKVGQARSLASAEVKHLQAKGQQMLNEAQDQAGEVEKQLKDTIREKPLTAVAAAAGVGFVLALLTRH, encoded by the coding sequence ATGGCAACCACCTCTGACATGGCCCCGAACCGCCGCAAGACTGGCAATGGCGGCCGCAGCACCGCTACCACCAAGACCCCGGCTACCCGCGAAGAGCAGCTCGAAGCCCAGGTGGCCCAGCTGCAGGCCGACCTCATGGCGATCAGCGATACGCTCGCCAAGCTGACCGGAGAAAAGGTCGGCCAGGCCCGGTCCCTGGCCAGCGCGGAAGTGAAACATCTGCAGGCCAAGGGACAGCAGATGCTCAATGAAGCCCAGGACCAAGCCGGTGAAGTGGAAAAGCAACTCAAGGACACGATCCGCGAAAAACCTCTGACCGCGGTGGCAGCGGCCGCCGGCGTCGGGTTCGTACTGGCCCTGCTGACCCGGCACTGA
- a CDS encoding DUF2126 domain-containing protein, protein MSIKAAIYHLTHYKYDRPVTLQPQIIRLQPAPHSRTKVLSHSLRVTPSLHFVNVQQDPYGNFLTRFVFPEPVTELKIEVDLIADMTVYNPFDFFVEESAETWPFDYPEELRADLSIYRQTEPAGPLLQQFLDTIDKSPKNTVTFVTELNTRLQQTINYIVRMEPGVWTPEETLGNAKGSCRDSSWLLVNILRHLGFAARFVSGYLIQLKPDLVSLDGPAGTDHDFTDLHAWAEVYLPGAGWIGLDPTSGLLTGESHVPLAATPHYRNAAPISGFASYAEVDFAFDMQVTRVAEHPRITKPFSDESWQRLDALGKAVDARLAEQDVRLTMGGEPTFVSIDDFEADEWNAGAVGPTKRKLADDLIRRLRNRFAPNGLLHHGQGKWYPGETLPRWTFSLYWRLDGKPVWQDESLIAREGVRYDVTSSDAEALNRAIAHNLGLAGDTVLPAYEDPGEWILKEAKLPDNVDPANSKLTDPEERARIATVFNRGLTNPTGYVLPIQRWNAAASGRRWITEQWKTRRGKLYLAPGDSAAGYRLPLSSLRHLTATSYPHIVPMDPGVPRLPLPEPGTILAATGAPPADIRPQAAASFTASTETQNRNEQVLDEIDSNVRTALTVEVREGRLCVFLPPVSALEDYLELIEATEAAARQIGKPVHVEGYAPPHDPRLNVIRVAPDPGVIEVNIHPAASWDDCVATTEAVYEEARQSRLGADKFMIDGKHVGTGGGNHVVVGGATPSDSPFLRRPDLLRSLVLHWQRHPSMSYLFSGMFIGPTSQAPRIDEARHDSLYELEIALAQVPAPGAGEAPLPWLTDRLFRNLLVDVTGNTHRAEICIDKLYSPDGPTGRLGLVEFRGFEMPPNARMSLAQQLLIRALIARYWDNPLAGDFTRWGTTLHDRFMLSSFVWRDFLGVLEDLRQHGFDFEPEWFAAQLEFRFPFCGEVSVDGVRLELRQALEPWHVMGEQGAIGGTVRFVDSSVERLEVRLETTNPGRYAITCNQRPVPLQPSGTQGISVGGVRFKAWQPASGMHPVMPVHAPLVFDIYDSWTGRAIGGCTYHVAHPGGRNYETFPVNGNEAEARRLARFVPHNHTPGGYALRPEKPADEFPLTLDLRRPPRFT, encoded by the coding sequence ATGTCGATCAAAGCCGCCATCTATCATCTCACCCATTACAAATATGATCGACCGGTTACCCTGCAACCGCAGATCATCCGCCTGCAGCCGGCGCCACATTCGCGCACCAAGGTGCTCAGCCATTCGCTGCGCGTCACGCCCTCTCTGCACTTCGTCAATGTGCAGCAGGATCCCTATGGCAATTTCCTGACGCGCTTCGTCTTTCCCGAGCCGGTGACAGAGCTCAAGATCGAGGTCGACCTCATCGCCGACATGACGGTTTACAATCCCTTCGATTTCTTCGTGGAAGAGAGCGCCGAGACCTGGCCCTTCGACTATCCCGAAGAGCTGCGCGCCGATCTTTCCATCTATCGCCAGACCGAACCGGCCGGGCCACTGCTGCAACAGTTTCTGGATACTATCGACAAGAGCCCGAAGAACACCGTCACCTTCGTCACCGAACTCAACACCCGCCTGCAACAGACCATCAACTACATCGTCCGCATGGAGCCCGGCGTCTGGACCCCGGAGGAAACCCTCGGCAATGCCAAGGGCTCCTGCCGCGATTCGAGCTGGCTGCTGGTCAATATCCTGCGTCATCTCGGCTTTGCCGCCCGCTTCGTCTCGGGCTACCTGATCCAGCTCAAACCTGACCTGGTTTCGCTCGATGGGCCGGCGGGCACCGACCACGACTTCACCGATCTCCATGCCTGGGCGGAAGTCTATCTCCCCGGCGCCGGCTGGATCGGCCTCGACCCGACATCGGGCCTTCTTACGGGCGAAAGCCATGTGCCGCTGGCGGCCACGCCGCATTATCGCAATGCGGCGCCCATATCCGGCTTTGCTTCCTATGCCGAAGTCGACTTCGCCTTCGACATGCAGGTGACCCGGGTCGCCGAGCACCCGCGCATCACCAAGCCTTTTTCCGACGAAAGCTGGCAACGCCTGGATGCGCTCGGCAAGGCTGTCGATGCCAGGCTGGCCGAGCAAGACGTCCGCCTGACCATGGGTGGTGAACCCACTTTCGTTTCCATCGACGACTTCGAAGCCGACGAATGGAATGCCGGCGCCGTCGGGCCCACCAAACGGAAGCTGGCGGACGACTTGATCCGCCGCCTTCGCAATCGCTTTGCCCCCAATGGCCTGCTGCATCATGGCCAGGGCAAGTGGTATCCCGGGGAAACCCTGCCGCGCTGGACCTTCTCCTTATATTGGCGCCTGGACGGCAAGCCGGTCTGGCAGGATGAAAGCCTGATCGCCAGGGAAGGTGTGCGCTATGATGTGACCAGCAGCGACGCGGAGGCGCTGAACCGCGCCATTGCGCACAATCTCGGCCTGGCGGGTGACACGGTGCTGCCGGCCTATGAAGATCCGGGCGAATGGATCCTCAAGGAAGCCAAGCTCCCCGACAATGTTGACCCGGCAAATTCGAAACTGACCGACCCGGAAGAACGGGCCCGCATCGCCACGGTCTTCAATCGCGGCCTCACCAATCCTACCGGCTATGTGCTGCCCATCCAGCGCTGGAACGCCGCCGCCAGCGGTCGCCGCTGGATCACCGAGCAATGGAAGACAAGACGCGGCAAGCTTTATCTCGCCCCCGGTGACAGCGCCGCCGGCTATCGTCTGCCGCTCTCCAGCCTGCGTCATCTGACGGCGACCAGTTATCCGCATATTGTGCCGATGGACCCCGGCGTTCCGCGCCTACCCTTGCCGGAGCCGGGCACCATCCTCGCCGCCACCGGGGCGCCACCGGCCGATATCCGGCCTCAGGCCGCCGCCAGCTTCACGGCCAGCACCGAAACACAGAACCGCAACGAGCAGGTGCTCGACGAGATCGATTCCAATGTGCGGACCGCGCTGACAGTCGAGGTGCGCGAGGGGCGGCTGTGCGTGTTCCTGCCGCCGGTCTCGGCACTGGAAGACTACCTCGAACTGATCGAGGCCACCGAGGCCGCCGCAAGACAGATCGGCAAGCCGGTGCATGTCGAAGGCTATGCCCCGCCGCATGATCCGCGCCTCAATGTCATTCGCGTCGCGCCCGATCCGGGTGTCATCGAGGTCAATATCCACCCGGCTGCGAGCTGGGACGACTGCGTGGCAACGACCGAGGCGGTCTATGAAGAGGCGCGCCAGTCGCGGCTGGGCGCCGACAAGTTCATGATCGACGGCAAGCATGTGGGCACGGGCGGCGGCAATCACGTCGTGGTCGGCGGTGCGACGCCCAGTGACAGTCCGTTCCTCAGGCGCCCCGATCTTCTCAGATCGCTGGTGCTGCACTGGCAGCGTCATCCGTCCATGAGCTATCTGTTCTCGGGCATGTTCATCGGCCCCACCAGCCAGGCGCCGCGGATCGACGAGGCCCGGCACGACAGCCTCTATGAACTGGAAATCGCGCTGGCGCAGGTGCCCGCGCCCGGAGCGGGCGAGGCGCCCCTGCCCTGGCTGACCGATCGACTGTTCCGCAATCTTCTGGTCGATGTCACCGGCAATACCCATCGCGCTGAAATCTGCATCGACAAGCTCTATTCGCCCGACGGACCCACCGGCCGGCTGGGCCTCGTGGAATTCCGCGGCTTCGAAATGCCGCCCAATGCGCGCATGAGCCTGGCCCAGCAATTGCTGATCCGGGCGCTGATCGCGCGCTACTGGGACAATCCGCTGGCCGGTGACTTCACCCGCTGGGGCACCACCCTGCACGACCGCTTCATGCTCTCCTCCTTCGTCTGGCGGGATTTCCTGGGCGTGCTGGAGGACCTGCGCCAGCACGGCTTTGACTTCGAACCCGAATGGTTCGCCGCCCAGCTCGAATTCCGCTTCCCCTTCTGTGGCGAGGTGAGCGTCGATGGCGTCAGGCTGGAACTGCGCCAGGCGCTCGAGCCCTGGCACGTGATGGGCGAACAGGGTGCCATCGGCGGCACGGTGCGCTTTGTGGATTCATCGGTCGAGCGCCTCGAAGTGCGCCTTGAGACGACCAATCCGGGCCGCTATGCCATCACCTGCAATCAGCGCCCCGTGCCGCTGCAGCCCTCCGGCACCCAGGGCATTTCCGTCGGCGGCGTCCGCTTCAAGGCCTGGCAGCCGGCTTCGGGCATGCATCCGGTGATGCCGGTTCATGCGCCGCTGGTGTTCGATATCTATGACAGCTGGACTGGCAGGGCCATTGGCGGCTGCACCTATCATGTTGCCCATCCGGGCGGCCGCAACTATGAGACCTTCCCGGTCAATGGCAATGAGGCGGAGGCAAGGCGCCTCGCCCGCTTCGTGCCGCACAATCACACCCCCGGCGGCTATGCCCTGAGACCCGAAAAGCCTGCGGACGAATTTCCGCTGACGCTTGACCTCAGGCGTCCGCCGCGGTTCACGTAA
- a CDS encoding circularly permuted type 2 ATP-grasp protein: MSSRNQQTRGKPPAGPSIIADYRLLPGVPDEMIDPSGAIRPGWDQLMSAFDALGPTELAARFERADQYLRDAGVFYRKYDGAEGKERAWPLAHIPLLIDEADWVQISSGLTQRAELLERIVADIYGNNSLVQEGLLPPELIAQNAEFLRPMVGVQPVSGHYLHFCAFELGRGPDGAWWVLGDRTQAPSGAGFALENRVATTRALSDVYGGLNINRLAGFFRGFRDTLFAHARRDGGRVGILTPGQLNETYFEHAYIARYLGLMLLEGEDLVVEDGQVMVRTVAGLKPVSVLWRRLDASFADPLELRYDSHIGTPGMVEALRSGSISMINALGTGILETRALAAFMPRLCKHLLGTGLELPEIATWWCGQGAEREFVLDNFDSLMIGPAFSTQLPFDDLRGTALGAAMTAEQKAELQHRISQQGGAYVGQEPVRLSTAPVYVDGRLEPRPITLRVYAARTDDGWTIMPGGFARVGSTTDTTALAMQRGGQAADVWVLSTKPVEPVSLLPREGQKLVRNTPGSLPSRAADNLIWLGRYAERCEATVRILRAYNARLAELSKPDLPILTHCAAFLDTLDVDASEAMPQGLLASIDSAVHSAGQIRDRFSPDGWLALNDLQKTARRFATRISTGDDSTRAMTVLLRKLAGFSGLVHENMYRFAGWRFLELGRRLERAIQIARATAWLTAPEAPDGSLEMLLEIGDSVMSHRRRYSVSAGTQSVIDLLVLDPLNPRSVLFQLTELRNQVETLPGGIEDDQLSPAAKLALQIHTDLVIAEPHQLTPERLDQLAGDIGMLSGLIAAAYFT, translated from the coding sequence ATGAGTTCGCGGAATCAGCAGACCCGCGGCAAGCCCCCGGCCGGCCCCAGCATCATCGCTGATTACCGCCTGCTGCCCGGCGTGCCGGACGAGATGATCGACCCGTCCGGCGCCATTCGGCCCGGCTGGGACCAGCTCATGTCTGCCTTTGACGCCCTGGGCCCCACCGAACTGGCCGCCCGCTTCGAGCGCGCCGATCAATATCTGCGCGATGCCGGGGTGTTCTACCGCAAATATGACGGCGCCGAGGGCAAGGAGCGCGCCTGGCCGCTGGCCCATATTCCGCTTTTGATCGACGAAGCCGACTGGGTGCAGATTTCGAGCGGGCTGACCCAGCGCGCCGAACTGCTCGAACGCATCGTTGCAGATATCTACGGCAACAACAGTCTGGTGCAGGAAGGCCTGCTGCCGCCCGAACTGATCGCCCAGAACGCCGAATTCCTGCGCCCCATGGTGGGAGTGCAGCCGGTGAGCGGCCACTATCTGCATTTCTGCGCCTTTGAACTCGGGCGCGGACCGGACGGCGCCTGGTGGGTGTTGGGCGACCGCACGCAAGCCCCTTCCGGTGCCGGCTTTGCGCTGGAAAACCGCGTCGCTACCACGCGCGCGCTCTCGGACGTCTATGGCGGCCTCAACATCAACCGGCTCGCCGGCTTCTTCCGGGGTTTCCGCGATACGCTGTTTGCCCATGCCCGGCGCGATGGCGGCCGCGTCGGTATCCTGACGCCCGGCCAGCTCAACGAGACCTATTTCGAACACGCCTATATTGCCCGCTATCTCGGCCTGATGCTGCTCGAGGGCGAGGACCTAGTGGTCGAGGATGGCCAGGTCATGGTGCGGACGGTGGCGGGCCTGAAGCCGGTCAGCGTGCTCTGGCGCCGGCTCGATGCCAGCTTCGCCGACCCGCTCGAACTGCGCTATGACAGCCATATCGGCACGCCCGGCATGGTCGAGGCACTACGCTCAGGCTCGATTTCGATGATCAATGCGCTGGGCACCGGCATTCTCGAAACGCGGGCCCTGGCGGCCTTCATGCCGCGCCTCTGCAAGCACCTGCTGGGCACCGGCCTCGAACTGCCCGAAATCGCGACCTGGTGGTGCGGCCAGGGCGCCGAGCGTGAATTCGTGCTCGACAATTTCGACAGCCTGATGATCGGCCCGGCCTTCTCGACGCAATTGCCGTTCGACGATCTGCGCGGGACCGCGCTGGGCGCCGCCATGACCGCCGAGCAGAAGGCCGAGCTCCAGCACCGGATCAGCCAACAGGGCGGCGCCTATGTCGGGCAGGAGCCGGTGCGGCTTTCGACCGCCCCGGTCTATGTCGATGGCCGGCTGGAGCCGCGCCCCATCACCCTGCGCGTCTATGCCGCTCGTACCGACGACGGCTGGACCATCATGCCCGGGGGCTTCGCCCGCGTCGGCTCCACCACCGACACCACGGCCCTTGCCATGCAGCGCGGCGGTCAGGCTGCCGACGTCTGGGTGCTATCCACAAAACCGGTAGAACCGGTGTCGCTGCTGCCGCGCGAAGGGCAAAAGCTGGTGCGCAACACGCCCGGAAGCCTGCCCAGCCGAGCCGCCGACAATTTGATCTGGCTCGGGCGCTATGCCGAGCGCTGCGAGGCCACGGTGCGCATCCTTCGGGCCTATAATGCCCGGCTGGCCGAATTGTCCAAGCCCGACCTGCCCATTCTCACCCATTGCGCGGCCTTTCTCGACACGCTCGATGTCGATGCCTCCGAGGCCATGCCGCAGGGCCTGCTGGCCTCGATTGACAGCGCGGTGCATAGCGCTGGTCAGATCCGGGACCGCTTCTCGCCCGATGGCTGGCTGGCGCTCAATGACCTGCAGAAGACCGCCCGGCGCTTTGCGACCCGCATCAGCACCGGCGACGATTCCACCCGGGCCATGACGGTGCTGCTGCGCAAGCTGGCCGGCTTTTCCGGCCTCGTGCACGAGAACATGTATCGCTTTGCCGGCTGGCGCTTTCTCGAACTGGGCCGGCGCCTGGAGCGCGCTATCCAGATCGCCCGCGCCACGGCATGGTTGACGGCACCCGAGGCGCCTGACGGATCGCTCGAAATGCTGCTCGAGATCGGCGACAGCGTCATGTCGCATCGCCGCCGCTATTCGGTGAGCGCCGGCACGCAGAGCGTTATCGACCTGCTGGTCCTCGACCCGCTCAATCCCCGTTCGGTGCTGTTCCAGCTGACCGAGCTGCGCAACCAGGTCGAGACCCTGCCCGGCGGCATCGAGGACGACCAGCTGTCTCCCGCCGCCAAGCTGGCACTGCAAATCCATACCGATCTGGTCATCGCCGAGCCGCACCAGTTGACGCCCGAGCGGCTGGACCAGCTGGCGGGCGACATCGGCATGCTCTCCGGGCTTATCGCCGCGGCCTACTTCACCTGA
- a CDS encoding DUF3309 family protein, which yields MTLGTILIIILILLLIGALPTWGYSRGFGYFPSGILGVVLVVVLILVLMGRF from the coding sequence ATGACACTCGGCACTATTCTGATCATCATTCTCATTCTGCTGCTCATCGGCGCGTTGCCGACCTGGGGCTATTCGCGTGGCTTCGGCTACTTCCCCTCGGGCATCCTCGGCGTCGTTCTGGTCGTGGTGCTGATCCTGGTCCTCATGGGACGCTTCTAG
- a CDS encoding FGGY-family carbohydrate kinase, which produces MSQNLLVGVDVGTGSARAGVFTREGQFLGRSESPISMRRTDANFAEHDSEEIWASVCRAVRDAMSLAKAAPGDVVGIGFDATCSLVVRDPAGAPVAVSRDGGDRWDTIVWLDHRALDEADECTRTGHEVLHYAGGVMSPEMEVPKLMWLKRHLPQSWARAGMMFDLADFLSWKATGSQARSQSTLTCKWTYLGHSDRKWRQDFLARVGLEDLLEKASLPQVASPVGADLGPLTAAAADQLGLTPACRVGAGLIDAHAGALGVLGAFTADVETIDRHLALIAGTSSCVMALSAEDRPTSGVWGPYYGAVLPGVWLNEGGQSATGALLDHIIRWHGAGGEPTRDKHLAICERVMELRATEGLALANRLHVLPDFHGNRSPLGDPFALGVISGLTLDSDFDSLCRLYWRSCVAIALGVRHILETLNTKGYAIDTLHITGGHTRNPLLMELYADATGCTVVEPATPDATLLGMAMVAANAAGLYPGLDQACMAMQQGGTSRAPDPAARLQFDRDYRIFLEMLRQRQVIDGLE; this is translated from the coding sequence GTGTCGCAAAACCTCCTGGTGGGAGTGGATGTCGGGACCGGCAGTGCCCGGGCCGGCGTGTTCACGCGCGAAGGGCAATTTCTCGGCCGTTCCGAATCTCCCATTTCCATGCGGCGTACTGACGCCAATTTCGCCGAGCACGACAGCGAGGAAATCTGGGCCTCGGTCTGCCGGGCCGTGCGCGATGCCATGTCCCTGGCCAAGGCCGCGCCCGGAGATGTCGTCGGCATCGGCTTCGATGCCACCTGTTCGCTGGTCGTGCGTGACCCTGCCGGAGCGCCGGTCGCCGTGTCGCGCGATGGCGGGGACCGTTGGGACACCATCGTCTGGCTCGACCATCGCGCCCTGGACGAAGCGGACGAGTGCACCCGCACCGGTCACGAAGTGCTGCACTATGCCGGGGGCGTCATGTCGCCGGAAATGGAAGTGCCCAAGCTCATGTGGCTCAAGCGGCACTTGCCGCAGAGCTGGGCCCGGGCCGGCATGATGTTCGATCTGGCCGACTTCCTCTCCTGGAAGGCGACCGGCTCGCAGGCCCGCTCGCAATCGACACTGACCTGCAAATGGACCTATCTTGGCCATTCAGACCGGAAGTGGCGGCAGGACTTTCTCGCCCGTGTGGGGCTCGAAGACCTCCTTGAGAAGGCGTCTCTGCCGCAGGTCGCAAGCCCCGTCGGCGCCGATCTCGGTCCACTGACAGCCGCAGCCGCCGACCAGCTTGGCCTCACCCCTGCCTGCCGGGTCGGCGCAGGCCTGATCGATGCCCATGCCGGGGCGCTGGGCGTGCTCGGCGCGTTCACGGCCGATGTCGAGACCATCGACCGGCACCTGGCGCTGATAGCCGGCACGTCGAGCTGCGTGATGGCGCTGTCGGCGGAAGACCGGCCGACCTCTGGCGTCTGGGGCCCCTATTACGGCGCGGTGCTGCCCGGCGTCTGGCTCAACGAGGGCGGTCAATCGGCCACCGGGGCCCTGCTCGACCACATCATCCGCTGGCATGGCGCTGGCGGTGAACCGACCCGTGACAAGCATCTCGCCATCTGCGAACGCGTGATGGAATTGCGGGCGACCGAAGGCCTGGCGCTGGCCAATCGTCTGCATGTCCTGCCCGACTTCCATGGCAACCGCTCGCCGCTGGGCGACCCCTTTGCCCTCGGCGTCATCTCCGGCCTGACGCTCGACAGCGATTTCGACTCGCTCTGCCGGCTTTATTGGCGCAGTTGCGTCGCCATCGCTCTGGGCGTGCGGCATATTCTGGAGACGCTCAATACCAAGGGCTATGCCATCGACACGCTGCACATCACCGGCGGTCACACCCGCAATCCGCTGCTGATGGAACTCTATGCTGATGCCACCGGCTGCACCGTGGTCGAGCCTGCGACACCGGACGCGACCCTGCTCGGCATGGCCATGGTCGCTGCCAATGCCGCCGGCCTCTATCCCGGTCTAGACCAAGCCTGCATGGCCATGCAGCAGGGCGGCACCTCGCGCGCGCCCGACCCCGCCGCACGTCTGCAGTTCGATCGCGACTACCGCATTTTTCTAGAGATGCTCCGGCAGCGGCAGGTGATCGACGGGCTGGAGTAG